From the Roseateles sp. XES5 genome, one window contains:
- the smc gene encoding chromosome segregation protein SMC, whose product MRFTKLRLLGFKSFVEPTEFVIERGLTGVVGPNGCGKSNLVEALRWVMGENSYKNMRASGMDDVIFSGSGNRPARNTAEVGLYLDNSDRTAPAAFNGEDEIQVTRRIERENGSVYRINGKEARAKDVQLLFADASTGARSPSMVGQGRIGELIQAKPQARRQLLEEAAGISGLHSRRHEAELRLRAAETNLERLDDVTSQLESQIESLKRQSRQANRFKALSADIRRHEAMLLHIRWVQAKEQEGEAESQLNQATSLVAERANAQMQAAKDQAVASLKLPELRENEAKLAAVLQRLQIARAQLEEDSARLLRRRDELSRRLAQLAEDIVREERMVADNAAVLERLTGEEEEIGDILAEADERAEAARETMDAAAAKLAESEAALAGVTAERAEAQAVRNQLEKAIRDLAERHLRLGQQLDAQARELDEMDARIAALPDPEERRAAVQAAEEALEAAGDMLVAVEEALEDARFAETTLRGPVDTARAHLAGIETEARTIRRMLEAGAAGGSFAPVVEDVHVDRGYETALGAALGDDLDSPADSDAPVHWRQAGDASADPALPDGVPALIAHVRAPKVLHRRLAQIGIAGDVGEALALLPRLKPGQRLVTREGAVFRWDGHVTGSDAPSAAALRLEQKNRLSELETEAEDARAKLSAAEADLARAAETIRAESQRQQAAREAQRAASRTLAEAREALEAAERASGDLIRRRAVLSETRAQIEVQVEEAAVSLEDARAALEDAPDLADLELRLRTHTMDVATDRAMLAEARAAHDGLAREMADRRRRLMAIAAERETWKTRAASAETHIATLREREGEAREEMEELAEAPDEIEEKRRELLTGLTNAEAARREAADALQEAENRQREADRLAATALSQLAESRETRGRAEERLVSARERRIEGETRIREALSCAPHEALRLTGHPADAPLPDPRERERDLDRLRIERERLGAVNLRAEEEQKELTDKLDAIVTEREDIIEAIRKLRSAIQSLNREGRERLLAAFDVVNVQFQRLFTHLFGGGTAELQLIESDDPLDAGLEILAQPPGKKNSTIHLLSGGEKALTAIALVFAIFMLNPAPFCLLDEVDAPLDDANTERYCNLMDEMAASTETRFVIITHNPITMARMNRLFGVTMAEQGVSQLVSVDLQTAEQLREAV is encoded by the coding sequence ATGAGGTTCACCAAGCTCCGCCTCCTCGGCTTCAAGTCCTTCGTCGAGCCCACCGAATTCGTCATCGAGCGGGGCCTGACCGGCGTCGTCGGGCCGAACGGCTGCGGCAAGTCGAACCTCGTCGAGGCGTTGCGCTGGGTGATGGGGGAAAACTCCTACAAGAACATGCGCGCGTCCGGCATGGACGACGTCATCTTCTCCGGCTCGGGCAACCGCCCGGCGCGCAACACCGCCGAGGTCGGCCTTTATCTCGACAATTCCGACCGCACCGCGCCCGCCGCCTTCAACGGCGAGGACGAGATCCAGGTGACGCGCCGCATCGAGCGCGAGAACGGTTCGGTCTACCGCATCAACGGCAAGGAGGCGCGCGCCAAGGACGTGCAGCTTCTCTTCGCCGACGCCTCCACCGGCGCCCGCTCGCCCTCCATGGTGGGGCAGGGCCGCATCGGCGAACTCATCCAGGCAAAGCCGCAGGCCCGCCGCCAGCTTCTCGAAGAGGCGGCCGGCATTTCGGGCCTGCATTCCCGCCGCCACGAGGCGGAGCTGCGCCTGCGCGCCGCCGAGACCAACCTCGAACGGCTCGACGACGTCACCTCGCAGCTCGAAAGCCAGATCGAGAGCCTGAAGCGCCAGTCGCGCCAGGCGAACCGCTTCAAGGCGCTGTCAGCCGATATCCGCCGCCACGAGGCGATGCTGCTGCATATCCGCTGGGTTCAGGCCAAGGAGCAGGAAGGCGAGGCGGAGAGCCAGCTCAACCAGGCGACCTCGCTCGTCGCCGAGCGCGCGAACGCCCAGATGCAGGCCGCCAAGGACCAGGCCGTCGCCAGCCTCAAGCTGCCGGAACTGCGCGAGAACGAGGCAAAGCTTGCCGCCGTGCTGCAGCGCCTGCAGATCGCCCGCGCGCAGCTCGAGGAAGATTCCGCCCGGCTGCTGCGCCGCCGCGACGAGCTTTCCCGCCGTCTCGCCCAGCTTGCCGAGGATATCGTGCGCGAGGAGCGCATGGTGGCCGACAATGCCGCGGTGCTGGAACGCCTGACGGGCGAGGAGGAGGAGATCGGCGACATCCTCGCCGAGGCCGACGAACGCGCCGAAGCCGCCCGCGAGACCATGGACGCGGCCGCCGCGAAACTTGCCGAAAGCGAAGCCGCCCTTGCCGGCGTCACCGCCGAGCGCGCCGAGGCGCAGGCCGTGCGCAACCAGCTTGAAAAGGCGATCCGCGACCTTGCCGAACGCCATCTCCGGCTCGGCCAGCAGCTCGACGCGCAGGCGCGCGAGCTGGACGAGATGGACGCGCGTATTGCAGCGCTGCCCGATCCGGAAGAACGCCGCGCCGCCGTGCAGGCGGCCGAGGAGGCGCTGGAAGCGGCCGGCGACATGCTCGTCGCCGTGGAAGAAGCGCTGGAAGACGCCCGCTTTGCCGAAACGACCCTGCGCGGCCCCGTCGATACGGCTCGCGCCCACCTTGCCGGCATCGAGACGGAAGCCCGCACCATCCGGCGCATGCTGGAGGCCGGCGCCGCCGGTGGCTCCTTCGCGCCTGTTGTCGAGGATGTGCATGTCGACCGCGGCTACGAGACTGCGCTTGGCGCAGCCCTTGGCGACGATCTCGATTCGCCCGCCGACAGCGACGCGCCCGTGCACTGGCGGCAGGCCGGCGACGCATCCGCCGATCCCGCCCTGCCGGATGGCGTTCCCGCGCTGATCGCCCATGTCCGTGCGCCGAAGGTCCTGCACCGCCGTCTTGCCCAGATCGGCATTGCCGGCGATGTCGGCGAAGCGCTGGCCCTGTTGCCGCGGTTGAAGCCCGGCCAGCGGCTCGTCACCCGCGAGGGTGCGGTCTTCCGCTGGGACGGTCATGTCACCGGCTCGGATGCGCCGAGCGCCGCCGCCCTTCGCCTCGAACAGAAGAACCGTCTTTCCGAGCTTGAGACCGAGGCGGAAGACGCCCGCGCGAAACTGTCTGCCGCAGAAGCCGATCTGGCCCGCGCCGCCGAAACCATCCGCGCCGAAAGCCAGCGCCAGCAGGCCGCCCGCGAGGCGCAGCGCGCCGCCAGCCGCACGCTGGCCGAGGCCCGGGAGGCGCTGGAAGCGGCCGAGCGCGCCTCCGGCGATCTCATCCGCCGCCGCGCCGTGCTGTCGGAAACGCGCGCGCAGATCGAGGTGCAGGTGGAGGAGGCGGCCGTCTCGCTGGAAGATGCCCGCGCCGCGCTGGAAGACGCGCCTGACCTTGCCGACCTTGAGCTGCGCCTGCGCACCCACACCATGGATGTCGCGACCGACCGGGCGATGCTTGCCGAGGCCCGCGCCGCCCATGACGGCCTTGCCCGCGAAATGGCCGACCGCCGCCGCCGGCTGATGGCCATTGCCGCCGAGCGCGAGACCTGGAAGACCCGCGCCGCCAGTGCCGAGACCCACATCGCGACGCTGCGCGAGCGCGAGGGCGAAGCGCGCGAGGAAATGGAGGAGCTTGCCGAGGCCCCCGACGAGATCGAGGAAAAGCGCCGCGAACTCCTGACCGGCCTTACCAATGCGGAAGCTGCCCGCCGCGAGGCCGCCGATGCCCTGCAGGAGGCGGAGAACCGCCAGCGCGAGGCCGACCGCCTCGCCGCCACGGCCCTGTCGCAGCTTGCCGAATCCCGCGAGACGCGCGGGCGTGCCGAGGAACGCCTCGTCTCCGCCCGCGAGCGCCGTATCGAGGGCGAGACGCGCATCCGCGAGGCGCTGTCCTGCGCCCCGCACGAGGCCCTGCGCCTCACCGGCCACCCGGCCGATGCGCCGCTGCCCGATCCGCGCGAGCGTGAACGCGACCTCGACCGCCTGCGTATCGAGCGCGAACGGCTCGGCGCGGTGAACCTGCGCGCCGAGGAGGAGCAGAAGGAACTGACGGATAAACTCGACGCCATCGTCACCGAGCGCGAGGATATCATCGAGGCGATCCGCAAGCTGCGCTCGGCCATCCAGAGCCTCAACCGCGAGGGCCGCGAGCGGCTGCTGGCCGCCTTCGACGTCGTCAACGTGCAGTTCCAGCGCCTCTTCACCCACCTCTTCGGCGGCGGCACGGCGGAACTGCAGCTGATCGAGAGCGACGACCCGCTCGATGCGGGCCTCGAAATCCTCGCCCAGCCGCCGGGCAAGAAGAACAGCACCATCCACCTGCTCTCGGGCGGCGAGAAGGCGCTCACCGCCATTGCCCTGGTGTTTGCCATCTTCATGCTGAACCCGGCGCCCTTCTGTCTGCTGGACGAGGTGGACGCGCCGCTGGACGACGCCAACACCGAGCGCTACTGCAACCTGATGGACGAAATGGCGGCCTCCACCGAGACCCGCTTCGTCATCATCACCCACAACCCCATCACCATGGCGCGCATGAACCGCCTCTTCGGCGTCACCATGGCCGAACAGGGCGTTTCGCAGCTGGTGTCGGTGGACTTGCAGACCGCCGAGCAGCTGCGCGAAGCCGTCTAG
- a CDS encoding DUF721 domain-containing protein, producing the protein MNNKASRRGIVQISEVANGLIDPVLAKRAGINTMLLGSWDEIAGVQFAECTRPERISWPRRASEMAGEGGGHQPGVLTIACEGARALFLSHQQGEIIQRINGFFGFPAINQVRIVQKPVAVQPRRRPKPRPLTGEAARHLDHLVEGIEGDALKAALKRLGTAVLGKRR; encoded by the coding sequence GTGAACAACAAGGCGTCAAGACGCGGCATCGTCCAGATCAGCGAAGTGGCCAACGGCCTCATCGATCCCGTTCTGGCCAAGCGCGCCGGCATCAACACGATGCTGCTCGGCTCCTGGGACGAGATCGCCGGGGTGCAGTTTGCCGAATGCACGCGGCCCGAGCGTATTTCCTGGCCGCGCCGCGCCTCCGAAATGGCGGGTGAGGGCGGCGGTCACCAGCCGGGCGTGCTGACCATCGCCTGCGAGGGCGCCCGCGCGCTCTTCCTCAGCCACCAGCAGGGCGAGATCATCCAGCGCATCAACGGCTTCTTCGGCTTTCCCGCCATCAACCAGGTGCGGATCGTGCAGAAGCCGGTGGCCGTCCAGCCGCGCCGCCGCCCGAAGCCCCGCCCGCTGACGGGCGAGGCCGCGCGCCATCTCGACCATCTCGTCGAGGGCATCGAGGGCGACGCGCTGAAGGCGGCGCTGAAACGGCTCGGCACGGCCGTGCTCGGAAAGCGCCGCTAG
- a CDS encoding antibiotic biosynthesis monooxygenase, whose translation MIAVIFEVVPAPGRMDLYLDTARDLGPLLSGIDGFLSIERFRSLTDPTRLLSLSFWRDEAAVKAWRTTEEHRAAQSLGRNGVFDAYRLRIASVIRDYGLNDRDEAPQDSRTFHAA comes from the coding sequence ATGATCGCGGTGATCTTCGAGGTGGTGCCGGCCCCCGGCCGCATGGACCTCTATCTCGACACGGCGCGCGATCTCGGCCCGCTGCTGTCGGGCATCGACGGCTTCCTGTCCATCGAGCGTTTCCGCAGCCTGACGGATCCGACCCGCCTGCTGTCGCTCTCCTTCTGGCGCGACGAGGCGGCGGTGAAGGCCTGGCGAACCACCGAGGAACACCGCGCCGCCCAGTCCCTCGGCCGCAACGGCGTCTTCGACGCCTACCGGCTGCGCATCGCCAGCGTTATCAGGGACTATGGCCTCAACGACCGCGATGAGGCGCCGCAGGACAGCCGCACCTTCCACGCCGCATGA
- a CDS encoding site-specific DNA-methyltransferase — protein MPSVLSLADVSRSPRKSGWLDTIIKGDCVAALEALPDQSVDVIFADPPYNLQLGGALHRPDQSLVDACDDEWDQFASFEAYDAFTRAWLLACRRVLKPSGTIWVIGSYHNIFRVGATLQDLNFWILNDIVWRKANPMPNFKGRRFQNAHETMIWATRDPKAKGYTFNYDAMKAANDDVQMRSDWLFPICNGGERLKDADGKKVHPTQKPEALLARILMASSKPGDVVLDPFFGSGTTGAVAKRLGRHFVGIEREQAYIDAARERIDAVEPLGSGTLSVMSGKKAEPRVAFNTLIESGLIAPGTVLTDARRRHSAIVRADGTLASGNDAGSIHRLGAKVQGLDACNGWTFWHYADGAELKPIDALRAVIRSEMAGLE, from the coding sequence ATGCCATCTGTTCTTTCGCTTGCAGACGTCTCCCGCTCGCCCCGCAAGAGCGGCTGGCTCGACACCATCATCAAGGGTGACTGCGTCGCCGCGCTCGAAGCGCTGCCGGACCAGTCCGTCGACGTCATCTTCGCCGACCCGCCGTACAATCTCCAGCTCGGCGGCGCGCTGCACCGCCCCGACCAGAGCCTTGTCGACGCCTGCGATGACGAATGGGACCAGTTCGCCTCGTTCGAGGCCTACGACGCCTTCACCCGCGCCTGGCTGCTCGCTTGCCGCCGCGTGCTGAAGCCCTCCGGCACCATCTGGGTCATCGGCTCCTACCACAACATCTTCCGCGTCGGCGCGACGTTGCAGGATCTCAATTTCTGGATCCTCAACGACATCGTCTGGCGCAAGGCCAACCCGATGCCGAACTTCAAGGGCCGCCGCTTCCAGAACGCGCACGAGACGATGATCTGGGCGACCCGCGACCCCAAGGCCAAGGGTTACACCTTCAACTACGACGCCATGAAGGCGGCCAATGACGACGTGCAGATGCGCTCGGACTGGCTGTTCCCGATCTGCAACGGCGGCGAGCGGCTGAAGGACGCGGACGGCAAGAAGGTGCATCCGACGCAGAAGCCGGAAGCCCTGCTCGCCCGCATCCTCATGGCCTCTTCCAAGCCCGGCGACGTGGTGCTCGATCCGTTCTTCGGCTCCGGCACGACCGGCGCGGTGGCCAAGCGTCTCGGCCGCCACTTCGTCGGCATCGAGCGCGAGCAGGCCTATATCGACGCGGCCCGCGAACGCATCGATGCGGTCGAACCGCTCGGCAGCGGCACCCTTTCCGTCATGAGCGGCAAGAAGGCTGAACCGCGCGTCGCCTTCAACACGCTGATCGAAAGCGGCCTCATCGCGCCCGGCACGGTGCTGACCGACGCGCGCCGCCGCCACAGCGCCATCGTGCGGGCCGACGGCACGCTCGCCTCGGGCAACGATGCCGGCTCCATCCATCGCCTCGGCGCGAAGGTGCAGGGGCTGGATGCCTGCAACGGCTGGACCTTCTGGCACTATGCCGATGGCGCCGAGCTGAAGCCGATCGATGCCCTGCGCGCCGTCATCCGCTCGGAAATGGCCGGCCTCGAATAG
- a CDS encoding VWA domain-containing protein, with protein MRFPAALMLVASLFAATQTVAADKTMIVLDASGSMWGQIDGKAKIDIARETLGTVLQSVPAGTELGLMVYGHREKGSCSDIELAVPPGAGTENAITAFVNGLNPKGKTPLTQSVEQAADILKYTEDKATVVLVTDGLETCEADPCALASALEKKGVDFTTHVVGFGLTAEEGKQVACLAENTGGKYFQASDAAQLVAALTETVAEAPMSKPAQEVAEAEPEPEPVAAFNAEFDSVLAEGGPSLGDNDNIFWQVYKADANGAPAGDTVETQYKGAFSGTYPPGKYVAVATLQSAIKREVPFEVKDGAVAKPFVNFDAGLLTITPKRTPQDAEGDANAAIEIAFGDYSTTYYGTAKFYASAGDVTLKGKIGPASVEETVTIKAGETVERDLVIGSGTVLNKAIYAEGGPAVDSGDVFFEVVEAKKNIDGTRKSITYSYGTGTKLDVPPGDHVMTAKLGSTTAEMPFSIKAGETTEITVNLNAGVLAITAPGANFIEILSAAKDIQGNRKSLSYAYATEWQDTLPPGDYVVAVKYEGDTAPKEATATVKAGERAEVTVQ; from the coding sequence GTGCGATTTCCCGCCGCCCTGATGCTTGTGGCCAGCCTTTTCGCCGCCACGCAGACCGTTGCCGCCGACAAGACGATGATCGTGCTCGACGCCTCCGGCTCCATGTGGGGCCAGATCGACGGCAAGGCGAAGATCGACATCGCCCGCGAGACGCTGGGCACGGTGCTGCAATCGGTGCCCGCCGGCACCGAGCTTGGCCTGATGGTCTACGGTCATCGCGAGAAGGGCTCGTGCAGCGATATCGAGCTTGCGGTGCCGCCGGGCGCCGGCACGGAAAACGCCATCACCGCCTTCGTCAACGGGCTCAACCCGAAGGGCAAGACGCCGCTGACGCAATCGGTGGAACAGGCGGCCGACATCCTCAAATATACCGAGGACAAGGCGACGGTCGTGCTGGTCACCGACGGGCTGGAGACCTGCGAGGCCGACCCTTGCGCGCTGGCCTCGGCGCTGGAAAAGAAGGGCGTCGACTTCACCACCCATGTCGTCGGCTTCGGCCTGACGGCGGAGGAAGGCAAGCAGGTCGCCTGCCTTGCCGAAAACACCGGCGGCAAATATTTCCAGGCCTCCGACGCGGCCCAGCTCGTCGCGGCGCTGACGGAGACGGTGGCGGAAGCGCCGATGTCGAAACCGGCGCAGGAGGTGGCGGAGGCCGAGCCGGAACCGGAACCCGTCGCCGCCTTCAACGCGGAATTCGACAGCGTGCTTGCGGAAGGCGGTCCCTCGCTCGGCGACAACGACAACATCTTCTGGCAGGTCTACAAGGCGGACGCCAATGGCGCGCCGGCCGGCGACACCGTCGAAACCCAGTACAAGGGCGCCTTCTCCGGCACCTATCCGCCGGGCAAATATGTCGCCGTCGCGACGCTGCAAAGCGCGATCAAGCGTGAGGTTCCCTTCGAAGTGAAGGACGGCGCGGTGGCGAAGCCCTTCGTCAACTTCGATGCCGGCCTTCTGACGATCACGCCGAAGCGCACGCCTCAGGATGCGGAAGGCGACGCCAATGCGGCCATCGAGATCGCCTTCGGCGACTATTCGACGACCTATTACGGCACGGCGAAATTCTATGCCTCGGCCGGCGACGTAACGCTGAAGGGCAAGATCGGCCCTGCCAGCGTCGAAGAGACCGTGACCATCAAGGCCGGCGAGACGGTTGAGCGCGACCTCGTCATCGGCTCGGGCACCGTGCTCAACAAGGCGATCTATGCCGAAGGCGGGCCGGCGGTCGATTCGGGCGACGTGTTCTTCGAGGTGGTCGAGGCCAAGAAGAACATCGACGGGACGCGCAAGAGCATCACCTATAGCTACGGCACCGGCACGAAGCTCGACGTGCCGCCGGGCGACCATGTGATGACGGCAAAGCTCGGCTCGACGACGGCGGAAATGCCCTTCTCCATCAAGGCGGGCGAGACGACGGAGATCACCGTCAACCTCAATGCCGGCGTGCTGGCGATCACCGCGCCGGGCGCGAACTTCATCGAGATCCTCAGCGCCGCGAAGGACATCCAGGGCAACCGGAAATCGCTGTCCTACGCTTACGCCACCGAATGGCAGGATACGCTGCCGCCGGGCGACTATGTCGTCGCCGTCAAATACGAGGGCGACACCGCGCCCAAGGAAGCGACCGCCACCGTGAAGGCCGGCGAGCGCGCGGAAGTGACGGTGCAGTAG
- a CDS encoding HAD family phosphatase, which translates to MSSIDIRHIVFDIGKVLIHYDPHIPFSRLIPDDAERNWFFANVCTHDWNLEQDRGRKWEDAEALLIEAHPNRIEHIRAFRKYWHEMVSHAYVESVAIMEALIQEGRDVTMLTNFAADTFKEARKLFPFLDMPRGVTVSGEVGLIKPDLAIYEMHTRDFGLSPAHTLFIDDSAANVDGARQAGWNAVLFTDPEKLKSDLAAHGIPL; encoded by the coding sequence ATGAGCAGCATCGACATCCGACACATCGTCTTCGACATCGGCAAGGTGCTGATCCACTACGATCCGCATATCCCCTTCTCGCGGCTCATCCCCGACGATGCCGAGCGCAACTGGTTCTTCGCCAATGTCTGCACTCACGACTGGAACCTGGAGCAGGATCGCGGCCGCAAGTGGGAAGACGCCGAGGCGCTGCTGATCGAGGCGCATCCCAACCGCATCGAACATATCCGCGCCTTCCGCAAATACTGGCACGAGATGGTCTCGCATGCCTATGTCGAGAGCGTCGCGATCATGGAAGCGCTGATCCAGGAAGGGCGCGACGTGACCATGCTGACCAATTTCGCGGCCGATACGTTCAAGGAAGCGCGCAAGCTCTTCCCCTTCCTCGACATGCCGCGCGGCGTGACGGTGTCGGGCGAAGTCGGCCTCATCAAGCCGGACCTTGCGATCTATGAAATGCACACCCGCGATTTCGGCCTGTCGCCGGCCCATACGCTGTTCATCGACGATTCGGCCGCCAATGTGGACGGGGCGCGGCAGGCCGGCTGGAACGCCGTGCTGTTCACCGATCCGGAAAAGCTGAAGAGCGACCTTGCGGCCCATGGCATCCCGCTCTGA
- the mutY gene encoding A/G-specific adenine glycosylase: protein MTQAHRTLSPADLLLAWYDRHHRDLPWRVSPPMAARGETPDPYRIWLSEVMLQQTTVQAVKAYFALFTARWPTVTDLAKADNEDVMKSWAGLGYYARARNLKKCAEAVAFEYGGVFPDTEEGLKALPGIGDYTAAAIAAIAFNRRSAVLDGNVERVISRLHAIETPLPAAKPEMRALVAAMTPMDRPGDFAQAMMDLGATICTPRRPACALCPFDADCRVLGRADPESYPRKAAKKEKPVRLGAAFVAEDETGAIFLRKRGDSGLLGGMTEVPGSAWTARIDGETSPAAAPFAADWQASGTVTHVFTHFELRLTVYRSKVTGSAVPGDGWWQPKATLDGEALPTVMKKAIKQAIPDAFQPARKA from the coding sequence ATGACCCAAGCCCACCGGACCCTGTCGCCCGCCGACCTGCTGCTTGCCTGGTACGACCGGCACCATCGCGACCTGCCCTGGCGGGTGAGCCCGCCCATGGCGGCGCGGGGCGAAACGCCCGATCCCTACCGCATCTGGCTGTCCGAGGTGATGCTGCAACAGACGACGGTGCAGGCCGTGAAGGCCTATTTCGCGCTCTTCACCGCCCGCTGGCCGACCGTCACGGATCTTGCGAAAGCGGACAACGAGGACGTGATGAAGTCCTGGGCGGGCCTCGGCTACTATGCCCGCGCCCGCAACCTCAAGAAATGCGCCGAAGCCGTCGCGTTCGAGTATGGCGGCGTGTTTCCCGATACGGAGGAAGGCCTGAAGGCCCTGCCCGGCATCGGCGACTATACCGCCGCGGCCATCGCCGCCATCGCCTTCAACCGCCGCAGCGCGGTGCTGGACGGCAATGTCGAGCGCGTCATCTCGCGCCTTCATGCCATCGAGACGCCCCTTCCCGCGGCCAAGCCCGAAATGCGCGCGCTCGTCGCGGCGATGACGCCCATGGACCGGCCGGGCGACTTCGCCCAGGCGATGATGGATCTCGGCGCGACGATCTGCACGCCGCGCCGGCCGGCCTGCGCGCTCTGTCCCTTCGATGCGGATTGCCGCGTGCTCGGCCGCGCCGACCCGGAGTCCTATCCGCGCAAGGCCGCGAAGAAGGAAAAGCCGGTGCGGCTCGGCGCCGCCTTCGTGGCGGAAGACGAGACCGGCGCCATCTTCCTGCGCAAGCGGGGCGACAGCGGCCTTCTCGGCGGCATGACGGAGGTGCCGGGCAGCGCCTGGACCGCCCGCATCGACGGCGAGACGAGCCCCGCCGCCGCGCCCTTTGCGGCCGACTGGCAGGCAAGCGGCACCGTCACCCATGTCTTCACCCATTTCGAGTTGCGCCTCACCGTCTACCGTTCCAAGGTGACGGGCTCGGCCGTTCCGGGCGACGGCTGGTGGCAGCCGAAGGCGACGCTCGACGGCGAGGCGTTGCCGACCGTCATGAAGAAGGCAATAAAACAGGCCATACCCGACGCATTTCAACCGGCGAGGAAAGCATGA
- a CDS encoding NIPSNAP family protein gives MITCFIRYEIDPFRKDAFATYARNWGQVIPRCGADLIGYFGPHEGSATTAYGVYNIESLAAYEAYRARLAADPLGRENYDFSRRERFILREDRIFLKNVSLPHAPAVTP, from the coding sequence ATGATCACCTGCTTCATCCGCTACGAGATCGACCCTTTCAGGAAGGACGCCTTTGCGACCTATGCCCGCAACTGGGGGCAGGTCATCCCGCGCTGCGGCGCCGATCTCATCGGCTATTTCGGCCCGCACGAGGGCTCCGCGACGACGGCCTACGGCGTCTACAACATCGAGAGCCTTGCCGCCTATGAGGCCTACCGCGCCCGGCTCGCCGCCGATCCGCTCGGCCGGGAGAACTATGACTTCTCGCGCCGGGAACGCTTCATCCTGAGGGAGGATCGCATCTTTCTGAAGAACGTCTCGCTGCCCCATGCGCCGGCGGTGACGCCATGA
- a CDS encoding DsbA family protein, with protein sequence MSLSEMSLMKRLLTGAAVAALAVTLAACSDEKKEETAKAPETTQTTTEGASSTPATSTATTTETATTTTPATETAQKPAAEVPAAEGDVDMAEVLKPGALPDMALGEANAPVTIVEYMSTTCPHCAAFHNNTFDAIKTKYVDSGKVRFIVREFPFDPRAAAAFMLARCNPQDTTKLTEAAQYFPMISMLMKQQEVWAAAQDGREALMQMSKLAGFTQESFQACLTNQKLLDDVNAVRERGAKEFGVAATPTFLINGKRYSGDMSVDTMSALIDSML encoded by the coding sequence ATGTCCCTTTCCGAAATGAGCCTGATGAAGCGCCTCCTGACCGGCGCGGCCGTTGCGGCGCTCGCCGTGACGCTGGCCGCCTGCTCCGACGAGAAGAAGGAGGAGACCGCCAAGGCTCCCGAAACCACCCAGACGACGACCGAAGGCGCAAGCTCGACGCCGGCCACCTCGACGGCGACGACCACCGAGACCGCCACGACGACCACGCCGGCAACCGAAACCGCCCAAAAGCCGGCGGCAGAAGTTCCCGCCGCCGAGGGCGACGTGGACATGGCCGAAGTGCTGAAGCCCGGCGCGCTGCCGGACATGGCGCTCGGCGAGGCAAACGCCCCCGTCACCATCGTCGAATACATGTCGACGACCTGCCCGCACTGCGCGGCCTTCCACAACAACACCTTCGACGCCATCAAGACGAAGTATGTCGACAGCGGCAAGGTTCGCTTCATCGTGCGCGAATTCCCGTTCGACCCGCGCGCTGCCGCCGCCTTCATGCTGGCGCGCTGCAACCCGCAGGACACGACGAAGCTCACCGAAGCCGCGCAGTATTTCCCGATGATCTCCATGCTGATGAAGCAGCAGGAAGTCTGGGCCGCCGCGCAGGACGGCCGCGAAGCGCTGATGCAGATGTCCAAGCTCGCCGGTTTTACACAGGAGAGCTTCCAGGCCTGCTTGACGAACCAGAAGCTTCTGGATGATGTGAACGCGGTCCGCGAACGCGGCGCCAAGGAATTCGGCGTTGCCGCAACGCCGACCTTCCTCATCAACGGCAAGCGCTATTCGGGAGACATGTCGGTTGACACCATGTCGGCCCTCATCGACAGCATGCTCTGA
- a CDS encoding nuclear transport factor 2 family protein, whose protein sequence is MASRSDPMGFDPAEAVRDYHAAIAALDFDAIAGFFAEEAVYRSAGTGGSIAGRAAILAAFRRYFAEFPDQRAEDSLIERVSPHAARSLWSLVATSRHNGAVSRRAGEETVTFDAAGRIVLVEVRDLETETPGAL, encoded by the coding sequence ATGGCATCCCGCTCTGATCCCATGGGTTTCGACCCGGCCGAGGCGGTGCGCGACTACCACGCCGCCATTGCCGCGCTGGACTTCGACGCCATCGCGGGCTTCTTCGCCGAGGAGGCCGTCTATCGTTCGGCCGGCACCGGCGGCTCCATCGCGGGACGCGCGGCGATCCTTGCCGCCTTCCGCCGCTACTTCGCGGAATTTCCCGACCAGCGGGCGGAGGATTCGCTCATCGAGCGGGTCTCGCCCCATGCCGCCCGTTCGCTCTGGAGCCTCGTTGCGACCAGCCGGCATAACGGTGCGGTCTCCCGCCGCGCGGGAGAGGAGACCGTGACCTTCGATGCGGCGGGCCGCATCGTGCTCGTGGAGGTCCGGGACCTGGAAACCGAAACGCCCGGAGCCTTGTGA